A portion of the Ascochyta rabiei chromosome 13, complete sequence genome contains these proteins:
- a CDS encoding ADP-sugar diphosphatase has product MGVFNLEEKEGFGPSVQVTFPSNITKKQLQEFVPFRDWKTTLRQNLQLQRDEDDHAHHREPYELRSVEVQSVDWFGPKTIGFVKISAKIKNQNPDKEDLPGIALLRGGSVAVLMVLRPQDAKDERYVILTEQPRIPAGSLRFLEIPAGMLDGSNDFIGKTAKEIQEETMIKVRREDLINMTELALQESQVKDTLQTAMYPSPGGSDEFIPIYLWEKELDRQRIEELRGKLTGQRTQGEMITLRVCDYEDLWREGARDAKTLAAWALYEGLSRAGILQDALEQKRRTSGSNSPDGHPQRQKTL; this is encoded by the exons ATGGGCGTCTTCAACTTGGAGGAGAAGGAAGGGTTTGGGCCTTCAGTACAAGTAACCTTCCCATCAAACATCACCAAGAAACAACTCCAGGAATTTGTCCCTTTTCGAGACTGGAAAACCACGCTGAGGCAAAACCTACAACTTCAACGTGATGAAGATGACCATGCACACCATCGGGAACCCTATGAGCTTCGATCCGTCGAGGTACAATCAGTCGACTGGTTTGGCCCAAAAACAATTGGCTTTGTCAAGATCTCTGCTAAGATCAAGAATCAAAACCCCGACAAGGAAGACCTTCCCGGGATTGCATTGTTGCGTGGTGGAAGTGTCGCGGTGTTAATGGTGCTTCGTCCGCAAGACGCCAAAGACGAGAGATACGTGATCCTTACAGAACAGCCCAGAATCCCCGCCGGCAGCCTTCGGTTTTTAGAAATCCCAGCTGGTATGCTCGATGGAAGCAACGACTTTATAGGAAAGACTGCCAAGGAGATCCAGGAAGAGACGATGATCAAAGTTCGCCGCGAAGACCTGATCAACATGACTGAACTCGCGCTTCAAGAGTCACAAGTCAAGGATACGTTGCAAACTGCCATGTACCCGAGTCCTGGGGGTTCGGACGAATTTATCCCAATTTACCTTTGGGAAAAA GAGCTCGATCGACAGCGGATTGAGGAGCTTCGTGGGAAACTCACAGGCCAGAGAACGCAAGGTGAGATGATCACGCTAAGAGTCTGCGATTACGAGGACTTGTGGAGGGAAGGTGCACGTGACGCAAAGACTCTTGCAGCCTGGGCGCTGTACGAAGGTTTGAGTAGAGCGGGGATCCTTCAGGATGCTCTCGAACAGAAGCGCAGAACATCGGGGAGCAACTCGCCAGACGGACATCCTCAGAGGCAGAAAACTTTGTAA